A stretch of the Azorhizobium caulinodans ORS 571 genome encodes the following:
- a CDS encoding xanthine dehydrogenase family protein molybdopterin-binding subunit, which yields MNASNVTPLGAPVRRKEDHRFITGKGRYTDDMNRPGQAHAYFLRSPHAHARIRGIDISAASAMPGVVAILTGADLAQDGVGDLICGWMIHSVDGTPMRMGSHPSLAKEKVRYVGDHVAVVIAETFNQAKDAAAAVAVDYEVLPAVADTGAARAAGAPQVHEVAPGNTVFSWELGDKAATDTAFGQAAHVVRLDLVNNRLAPNPIEPRAAIGEYDSGDEAYTLWTTSQNPHVARLVLSAFVGIAPENKLRVIAPDVGGGFGSKIFIYAEETVCVWAAKRVGRPVKWTSDRSEAFLSDAHGRDHITHAELALDAEGHILGFRVETTANMGAYLSTFASAIPTYLYATLLSGQYAMPAIHCHVDAVYTNTAPVDAYRGAGRPEATFLVERIVEIAARTLGIDSAEFRRRNFVRSFPHQTPVIMNYDAGDYFASLDKALELADYAGFPARKAEAARRGKLRGIGLSNYIEACGIAPSAAVGSLGAGVGLWESAEVRVNPTGNVEVLTGSHSHGQGHETTFAQLVSARLGIPIEQVTIVHGDTDKVQFGMGTYGSRSGAVGMSAIVKALDKVEAKAKKIAAHILEASEGDIEFKDGRFSVAGTDRGLAFAEVALNAYVAHKFPTSEIEPGLKEGAFYDPTNFTFPAGCHVCELEVDPDTGVTEIVNFVAVDDFGVVINPMIVEGQVHGGIAQGVGQALLEAVHYDADGQLVTGSFMDYTMPRAANLPSFRVGLTETRCPSNPLGIKGCGEAGAIAAPPAVINALTHALGTEDVPMPATPAKVWKIIRDLPAAAQAAE from the coding sequence ATTTCTGCCGCCTCTGCCATGCCGGGCGTCGTCGCCATCCTCACGGGCGCGGATCTGGCGCAGGACGGGGTGGGCGACCTCATCTGCGGCTGGATGATCCATTCCGTGGACGGCACGCCCATGCGCATGGGCTCTCATCCGTCGCTCGCCAAGGAGAAGGTGCGCTACGTGGGCGACCATGTGGCGGTGGTGATCGCGGAAACCTTCAATCAGGCCAAGGACGCCGCCGCGGCCGTCGCGGTGGATTACGAGGTGCTGCCGGCGGTGGCGGACACGGGCGCCGCCCGCGCGGCCGGTGCGCCGCAGGTGCATGAGGTGGCGCCCGGCAATACGGTCTTCTCCTGGGAACTGGGCGACAAGGCCGCCACCGATACCGCCTTCGGGCAGGCGGCCCATGTGGTGCGCCTCGATCTCGTCAACAATCGTCTGGCGCCCAACCCCATCGAGCCGCGCGCCGCCATCGGCGAATATGACAGCGGCGACGAGGCCTATACGCTCTGGACCACGAGCCAGAACCCGCATGTGGCCCGCCTCGTGCTCTCAGCCTTCGTCGGCATCGCGCCGGAGAACAAGCTGCGCGTCATCGCCCCGGACGTGGGCGGCGGCTTCGGCTCCAAGATCTTCATTTATGCGGAAGAGACGGTCTGCGTCTGGGCCGCCAAGCGCGTGGGGCGTCCGGTAAAATGGACGTCGGACCGGTCCGAGGCCTTCCTCTCCGATGCCCATGGGCGCGACCACATCACCCATGCGGAACTGGCGCTGGACGCGGAGGGGCACATTCTCGGATTCCGGGTCGAGACGACGGCCAACATGGGCGCCTATCTCTCCACTTTCGCCTCGGCCATCCCGACCTATCTCTACGCGACCCTGCTCTCCGGCCAGTACGCCATGCCGGCCATCCATTGCCATGTGGATGCGGTCTATACGAACACGGCGCCCGTGGACGCCTATCGCGGGGCAGGGCGCCCGGAAGCGACCTTCCTGGTGGAGCGCATCGTGGAGATCGCCGCGCGCACGCTCGGCATCGACAGCGCCGAGTTTCGGCGGCGCAACTTCGTGCGGAGCTTCCCGCACCAGACGCCGGTCATCATGAATTATGACGCCGGCGACTATTTCGCCTCCCTCGACAAGGCGCTGGAGCTTGCCGACTACGCCGGTTTCCCCGCTCGCAAGGCGGAGGCCGCGCGCCGCGGCAAGCTGCGGGGCATCGGCCTGTCCAATTACATCGAGGCCTGCGGCATTGCCCCGTCGGCGGCGGTGGGCTCGCTCGGGGCCGGCGTCGGCCTCTGGGAAAGCGCGGAGGTACGGGTGAACCCCACCGGAAATGTGGAGGTGCTCACCGGCTCCCACAGCCACGGGCAGGGGCACGAGACCACCTTCGCCCAGCTGGTGTCCGCCCGCCTCGGCATTCCCATCGAGCAGGTGACCATCGTCCATGGCGACACCGACAAGGTGCAGTTCGGCATGGGCACCTATGGCTCCCGCTCGGGGGCGGTGGGCATGTCGGCCATCGTGAAGGCGCTGGACAAGGTGGAGGCCAAGGCGAAGAAGATTGCCGCCCATATTCTCGAGGCCTCGGAAGGGGACATCGAGTTCAAGGACGGACGGTTCAGCGTGGCCGGCACCGACCGGGGCCTTGCCTTCGCGGAAGTGGCACTGAACGCTTATGTGGCGCACAAATTCCCCACCTCCGAGATCGAACCGGGGCTGAAGGAGGGGGCCTTCTATGACCCCACCAACTTCACCTTCCCCGCTGGCTGTCACGTCTGCGAACTGGAGGTGGACCCGGACACCGGCGTCACGGAAATCGTGAATTTCGTGGCGGTGGATGATTTCGGCGTGGTCATCAATCCCATGATCGTCGAGGGGCAGGTGCATGGCGGCATTGCCCAGGGCGTCGGGCAGGCGCTCCTGGAAGCCGTGCATTATGATGCGGACGGCCAGCTCGTGACGGGCTCCTTCATGGACTACACCATGCCGCGCGCAGCCAATCTGCCGTCCTTCCGCGTCGGGCTCACCGAGACGCGCTGCCCCTCCAATCCGCTGGGGATCAAGGGCTGCGGCGAAGCCGGTGCCATCGCCGCCCCGCCGGCGGTCATCAATGCTCTCACCCATGCCCTCGGCACCGAGGACGTGCCCATGCCCGCGACACCGGCCAAGGTCTGGAAGATCATCCGGGACCTGCCGGCAGCCGCACAGGCGGCGGAGTGA
- a CDS encoding FAD binding domain-containing protein codes for MYAFDYQRPAALDDAIGLLRSVNEPKVLAGGQTLLPTLKQRLAQPGTLVDLSRIPGLSRIERQGEGLVIGAMARHAEVATSALVKSVIPALAELAGVIGDPAVRNRGTLGGSIANNDPTADYPAGCLGLGATILTSKRALAADDFFTGLFETALEDDELVVGVEFPAPARAGYAKFRNPASRYAMAGVFVAQGAEGVRVAVTGAGQGGVFRWSEAEEALAADFRPEALDGLSVDSADMMSDLHGSADYRAHLVKVMARRAVVASMG; via the coding sequence ATGTACGCGTTTGATTATCAGCGCCCCGCCGCCCTTGACGACGCCATCGGCCTCCTGCGTTCGGTGAACGAGCCCAAGGTTCTTGCGGGCGGCCAGACCCTGCTGCCGACCCTCAAGCAGCGCCTCGCGCAGCCGGGCACGCTGGTGGACCTCTCCCGCATTCCCGGCCTGTCCCGCATTGAGCGTCAGGGCGAAGGCCTCGTCATCGGCGCCATGGCGCGCCATGCGGAAGTGGCGACCTCCGCTCTTGTGAAGAGCGTCATTCCCGCGCTGGCGGAACTCGCCGGCGTGATCGGCGACCCGGCCGTGCGCAATCGCGGCACGCTCGGGGGCTCCATCGCCAACAACGATCCCACGGCGGATTATCCCGCCGGCTGCCTCGGCCTCGGCGCCACCATCCTCACCAGCAAGCGGGCACTGGCGGCGGACGACTTCTTCACCGGCCTCTTCGAGACCGCGCTGGAGGACGACGAACTGGTGGTGGGCGTGGAGTTTCCTGCGCCGGCGCGCGCCGGCTACGCCAAGTTCCGCAATCCCGCTTCCCGCTACGCCATGGCGGGCGTCTTCGTGGCGCAGGGCGCCGAGGGCGTGCGCGTGGCCGTCACCGGGGCGGGGCAGGGCGGCGTATTCCGCTGGAGCGAGGCGGAAGAGGCACTCGCCGCCGACTTCCGTCCGGAGGCTCTGGACGGCCTTTCCGTAGATTCTGCCGACATGATGTCGGACCTCCACGGCAGTGCCGACTATCGGGCTCATCTGGTTAAAGTGATGGCCCGGCGCGCGGTGGTTGCATCTATGGGGTAG